In Trichoderma breve strain T069 chromosome 4, whole genome shotgun sequence, the following proteins share a genomic window:
- a CDS encoding 3-hydroxyacyl-CoA dehydrogenase, NAD binding domain-containing protein, whose product MQSIKTVGVVGTGVIGASWTALFLSRGLRVLVSDPAPGAKDRLFAYLQDSWPMLKQLGLHSDASISNCTFVGESLGDHCSEVDFIQENAPERPDLKRNLFALLDAKAKKNVVIASSSSGIPSSQFISECQNPERVLIGHPFNPPHLMPLVEVVPHDKTNSYTVDTAMSFYKAMGKSPVLVNQECPGFVANRLQAALAREAYSLVHRGIVSAEACDICVTTGIGLRWAFTGPFMTNVLGGGGGKEGFHRLITHLGPGIQGWIKDMDAHAFGFGENEIEELDKSVQQMLESTDIASVESERDRGLVELIKSKKAAPASS is encoded by the exons ATGCAATCTATCAAGACAGTTGGAGTAGTAGGCACTGGTGTTATCGGCGCCAGCTGGACGGCTCTTTTCCTTAGCCGTGGACTCAGGGTCTTAGTGTCTGACCCTGCTCCAGGGGCGAAAGACCGTCTTTTCGCATACCTCCAAGATTCATGGCCGATGCTGAAGCAACTTGGCCTCCATAGTGATGCATCCATATCCAATTGCACCTTCGTGGGCGAAAGCTTGGGTGATCACTGCAGTGAAGTTGATTTCATCCAGGAG AATGCGCCTGAGAGGCCGGATTTAAAACGAAatctctttgctctcttaGATGCGAAAGCGAAAAAAAATGTGGTGatagcttcttcttcatcgggTATTCCATCGTCGCAATTTATTAGCGAGTGCCAAAATCCAGAGCGTGTTTTGATTGGCCACCCGTTCAACCCGCCACACTTG ATGCCACTTGTTGAAGTCGTACCACACGACAAAACCAATTCATACACAGTTGATACTGCCATGTCGTTTTACAAAGCGATGGGTAAAAGCCCTGTCTTAGTAAACCAGGAATGCCCTGGCTTTGTGGCAAATCGACTTCAAGCAGCTCTTGCCAGGGAAGCATACAGCCTCGTTCATCGAGGGATTGTCTCAGCCGAAGCTTGTG ATATCTGCGTTACCACGGGCATTGGCCTTCGATGGGCATTTACGGGTCCTTTCATGACCAATGTCCTCGGCGGagggggaggcaaagaagGATTTCATCGATTAATCACTCACCTGGGTCCGGGCATTCAAGGATGGATAAAAGACATGGATGCTCATGCATTCGGTTTCGGCGAGAACGAAATCGAAGAGTTGGACAAAAGTGTACAACAAATGTTGGAAAGCACAGATATTGCGAGTGTAGAGAGCGAACGGGACAGAGGTCTTGTCGAACTCATTAAGAGCAAGAAAGCGGCTCCAGCCTCGAGCTAA
- a CDS encoding major facilitator superfamily domain-containing protein produces the protein MSAEEKTTVATDVANPPSREHEVVHGDESNVDVPLDLPAGWKYRQISLFGYKMPWYASPRVQLLMVAFVCFMCPGMFNALGGLGGGGRASATLADNMNTALYSAFAVFGFFGGTIVNKLGVKWTLAFGGIGYGIYAISLLVSLHKTEQGFSIFAGTFLGICAGLLWTAQGTIMISYPTEQEKGRYFAWFWAIFNMGAVVGSLIPLGQNIHLSPTAHAVNDGTYIGFIVLMFFGAFLATLLVNAGDIIRPDGSKVILMKHPSWVSEFVGLWETLRWEPLILLLFPMFFVSNWFYVYQQNAVNGAVFNVRTRALNSLLYWLAQIFAAGIWGYLLDVQGVRRSVRAKITWVVLVVLTFAIWGGGYAFEKTYTRETVNPEAPVNYVGKDWSDSGYVGIMFLYIFYGFFDAAWQASVYWIMGALSNSGRRSANYVGFYKGIQSVGAAVVNNLDARKLSFKTEFITNWSLLAAALVFAAPVIFFKIKDHISVEEDLQGTDETIADVLPSGHPEKHIDA, from the exons ATGTCCGCCGAAGAGAAGACCACGGTGGCGACCGACGTCGCAAATCCCCCCAGTCGCGAGCATGAAGTTGTCCACGGCGACGAGAGCAATGTCGACGTGCCTCTAGATTTGCCCGCAGGATGGAAGTACAGGCAGATTAGCCTTTTCGGCTACAAGATGCCTTGGTACGCGTCGCCCCGTGTCCAGCTCCTCATGGTTGCTTTTGTCTGCTTCATGTGTCCTGGCATGTTCAACGCGCTTGGTGGTTTGGGAGGCGGTGGTCGTGCCAGCGCGACCTTGGCTGACAACATG AACACCGCCCTCTACAGCGCATTTGCTGTCTTCGGATTCTTTGGTGGCACCATCGTTAACAAACTCGGTGTTAAATGGACACTCGCTTTCGGCGGCATCGGCTATGGTATCTACGCCATCAGCCTGCTGGTTTCCCTCCATAAGACAGAACAGGGTTTCAGCATTTTCGCTGGTACCTTCCTCGGTATCTGTGCCGGTCTTCTATGGACTGCTCAGGGCACCATCATGATCTCCTACCCAACCGAGCAAGAGAAGGGCCGATACTTTGCCTGGTTCTGGGCTATCTTTAATATGGGCGCTGTCGTCGGCAGTCTC ATTCCTCTCGGCCAGAACATCCATCTTAGCCCGACGGCGCATGCTGTCAACGACGGCACCTATATCGGATTTATTGTCCTCATGTTCTTCGGCGCTTTCCTGGCAACCTTGCTTGTCAATGCTGGCGACATCATCCGACCTGACGGCAGTAAAGTCATTCTGATGAAGCACCCCAGCTGGGTGTCTGAGTTTGTCGGCCTCTGGGAGACTTTGCGATGGGAGCCTCTCATCCTCCTGCTATTCCCCATGTTCTTCGTCTCCAACTGGTTCTACGTCTACCAGCAGAATGCCGTCAACGGTGCCGTCTTCAACGTCCGAACCAGAGCTCTCAACAGTCTCTTGTATTGGCTTGCACAGATCTTCGCTGCCGGTATCTGGGGATATCTTCTTGACGTCCAGGGAGTTCGTCGTTCTGTTCGTGCTAAGATCACATGGGTCGTTCTTGTCGTCCTCACCTTCGCCATCTGGGGTGGTGGATACGCCTTTGAGAAGACGTATACCCGCGAGACCGTCAATCCTGAAGCTCCCGTCAACTACGTCGGCAAGGATTGGAGCGACTCTGGCTACGTCGGTATTATGTTCTTGTACATCTTCTATGGATTCTTTGACGCTGCTTGGCAGGCTAGTGTTTACTG GATTATGGGCGCTCTATCCAACTCCGGTCGTCGCTCTGCCAACTACGTTGGATTTTACAAGGGCATCCAGTCCGTTGGTGCCGCTGTAGTCAACAATCTCGATGCTCGCAAGCTGTCTTTCAAGACTGAGTTCATCACCAACTGGTCCCTCCTCGCTGCCGCTCTCGTCTTTGCTGCCCCTGTTAttttcttcaagatcaaggatCATATTTCTGTCGAGGAGGATCTTCAAGGCACTGACGAGACGATTGCTGATGTTCTCCCTTCTGGACATCCTGAGAAGCATATCGATGCATAA
- a CDS encoding cytochrome p450 domain-containing protein, with product MKDLYGSGNKFMKGPVYEAFGRQSSFTILDKTEHRSRQKRIAHVFAPASIAAVEPLVKEQVQKLLQVLSKRTNQPLDVMEWFRIFALDIVGSVFFGQSFGGLDNEAPPKILYDLDEVFPSLLIEWQFAAIRPLLLAIPHKPMQHFLRIASEFYDKYGTEKFNEYIARHGRSGDRIDLLTKLIAGSKDYGPLDDNEIVNEMTNLIFAGTDTTSNTFTYMFYELAKHPQWQKQLQAELDEAVLEEVPEYKHVMKLRVLDAVIHETLRFHPAAPASLQRLAPSEGGAVVDGIAIPQNAYTTQRDPTVYPNPEKFDPGRWLSASEDHLNVMHEHILVWGKGQRACLGKPMAYMELKVGTAALIGKFSVEIGSARIDDDMEMTDHFALVPKGKRCILRLKERR from the exons ATGAAAGACCTTTATGGATCCGGGAATAAGTTTATGAAAGGCCCTGTATACGAAGCTTTTGGCCGGCAGAGCTCTTTTACTATCCTGGATAAGACAGAGCATCGGTCAAGGCAGAAGCGCATTGCACATGTCTTTGCACCGGCATCAATTGCAGCTGTAGAGCCACTTGTAAAAGAACAAGTTCAAAAGCTACTACAGGTTTTGTCAAAGAGAACTAATCAGCCACTTGATGTGATGGAATGGTTTCGAATATTTGCCCTCGATATTGTTG GATCTGTCTTCTTTGGACAGAGCTTTGGTGGACTTGATAATGAAGCGCCACCCAAGATTTTGTATGATCTAGATGAGGTGtttccctctcttttgaTCGAGTGGCAATTTGCCGCCATTCGTCCACTCCTCCTCGCTATTCCACACAAGCCTATGCAGCATTTTTTGAGAATCGCCTCAGAATTCTATGAT AAATATGGAACTGAAAAGTTCAACGAGTACATTGCGCGACATGGCCGTTCTGGGGATCGCATCGACCTCCTCACCAAGCTTATTGCCGGCAGCAAGGACTACGGCCCACTAGACGATAACGAGATTGTCAATGAGATGACAAATCTAATTTTTGCTGGAACTGATACTACTAGCAACACTTTTACATACATGTTCTACGAATTGGCGAAACATCCGCAGTGGCaaaagcagctgcaggctgAACTAGACGAAGCAGTACTTGAAGAGGTTCCAGAGTATAAGCATGTTATGAAGTTGCGTGTGTTGGACGCCGTAATCCATGAGACATTGAGATTTCATCCTGCGGCGCCGGCAAGTCTACAGCGACTTGCACCTAGTGAAGGAGGTGCAGTGGTGGATGGAATCGCTATCCCCCAGAAT GCTTATACAACTCAGAGAGACCCAACAGTATATCCCAACCCAGAAAAGTTTGATCCTGGCAGATGGCTTTCTGCGTCTGAAGATCACCTCAATGTGATGCACGAACACATTCTTGTTTGGGGCAAAGGACAGAGAGCATGTTTGGGGAAGCCCATGGCATATATGGAACTGAAGGTAGGAACGGCTGCACTGATAGGGAAGTTCAGTGTTGAAATAGGTAGCGCAAGGATcgatgatgatatggaaATGACTGATCATTTTGCTTTGGTGCCAAAAGGGAAGAGGTGTATTTTACGTCTAAAGGAAAGGCGCTAA
- a CDS encoding fumarylacetoacetate (FAA) hydrolase family domain-containing protein, translating to MPVNVPWTRLIRFESEEDVNIYYGEPIISTSQLDLGRLEKSQPLKAKKITGNPLDSSCIITETVLTVRRLLAPLARQDISAIRCIGGNYRTHLDELSIPPPAFPCMFPKFPNSIVGPGDNIEIPKIAQDDQADYEGELVIVIGKDAKNVSVEDAYDYVAGYTVGNDMSARKWQGNFTSNCIPPPQAGFSKAFDSFCPIGPCITAAHLVPNPQDLSLRTWVNGELRQDSNTSYMLFNVAQIIQFLSQGTTLYAGDVILTGTPGGPGFTMRPPKWLQHGDKIEIRIGNLGTLVNPVTYA from the exons ATGCCTGTCAATGTTCCCTGGACTCGCCTCATTCGCTTTGAATCCGAGGAAGATGTCAACATTTACTACGGCGAGCCGATAATTTCCACTAGTCAATTAGACCTTGGACGATTAGAAAAGTCGCAACCGCTGAAGGCTAAGAAGATTACTGGAAATCCTCTCGATTCATCCTGTATCATCACCGAGACAGTACTGACGGTTCGGCGACTCCTTGCGCCACTAGCAAGACAAGACATATCTGCCATTCGGTGTATAGGTGGAAACTATCGCACTCATT TGGATGAGCTTAGTATTCCACCTCCAGCATTTCCATGCATGTTTCCCAAGTTTCCAAACTCAATAGTTGGGCCTGGGGATAACATTGAGATTCCAAAAATTGCACAAGATGATCAAGCAGATTATGAGGGTGAACTTGTCATCGTTATAGGAAAGGACGCAAAGAACGTTTCAGTAGAAGATGCATACGATTACGTTGCCGGCTATACAGTAGGCAACGACATGTCTGCTCGAAAATGGCAAGGCAATTTTACAAGCAACTGCATCCCGCCTCCTCAAGCTGGATTCTCGAAAGCGTTTGACTCGTTTTGTCCGATCGGCCCATGTATCACTGCAGCACAT CTCGTGCCTAATCCTCAAGATCTCAGTCTTCGTACATGGGTAAACGGAGAACTGCGACAGGATTCCAACACCTCTTACATGCTATTCAATGTCGCCCAGATTATTCAGTTTCTTAGTCAGGGCACAACCCTTTATGCAGGAGATGTGATTCTCACTGGAACACCGGGCGGTCCAGGCTTCACGATGCGACCACCGAAGTGGCTTCAGCACGGAGATAAGATTGAGATCAGAATCGGGAATCTAGGCACACTTGTAAACCCAGTAACATATGCTTAA
- a CDS encoding alpha/beta hydrolase fold domain-containing protein has product MVDYACTLTIRFLETVLADSSKLNAEFYRENYIEATGDVLGATVPYNAVMIATFFLVGLDLSYRSRKWLRSNNFDWKKAMVIITGQQGRETSGVTISTSSVAQILLESSDLDLPLERLYIAPHGAVPKIQAPVTPDSLRIHEHGFRSLWNAMTGMTHLGETMFAQYPAYALENNMRPEIDASTLTVSELPKILSPDDWFAMNTRMRVVVEDARQLLSGCVTDYAAKQLRIAQDDLTKIVVPGLDGVDFSSKKRLPGYGEKQDIIKLSTYPRPIKINLPAPIHTINANGGVLAFRQAGPTNAEPIVWIHGLPLDSRSWSAQYEAFADKYNNIFVDLRGYGASSKLPADVKDVTQLYCDDILAVMDHLKIPKASFVGFASAGHVALRFSAQQADRVNKLVTLNASPKFKRNDTDYPYGFTEEQLNNHFVAASDRGIEEVTNAILDPAVVFQDLTAEDASKVISWFRTMSYNAGTDTLNGFFKIMAHDDDRQYVPRVKAPTLLISSSLGKEVPAATALYLRQNLQQAKLVEVPDADHFLHVTRAAIINELISGFLSS; this is encoded by the coding sequence ATGGTGGATTACGCCTGTACCTTAACTATAAGATTTCTTGAAACGGTTCTCGCAGACTCATCAAAACTAAACGCCGAGTTCTATCGCGAGAATTACATTGAAGCAACTGGCGATGTACTTGGAGCAACAGTTCCCTACAATGCCGTCATGATTGCCACGTTCTTTCTAGTCGGACTGGATCTTTCCTACCGCTCTCGAAAGTGGCTGAGATCCAACAACTTTGATTGGAAGAAAGCCATGGTAATTATTACCGGTCAACAGGGACGTGAAACTTCCGGCGTAACTATTAGCACCTCATCCGTTGCTCAAATCCTCCTTGAGTCATCGGACTTGGATCTCCCCCTGGAACGGCTCTACATTGCACCACATGGGGCAGTGCCTAAGATCCAAGCTCCAGTGACACCAGACTCATTGCGTATCCATGAGCATGGGTTTCGCTCACTATGGAACGCCATGACGGGTATGACGCATCTTGGTGAAACCATGTTTGCGCAGTATCCAGCTTACGCCCTCGAGAACAATATGCGACCGGAGATTGACGCTTCAACACTAACAGTATCAGAGCTCCCCAAGATTCTAAGCCCAGACGACTGGTTCGCCATGAACACACGTATGCGTGTCGTGGTCGAGGATGCACGACAGCTTCTTTCTGGATGTGTTACCGACTATGCTGCGAAGCAACTTCGGATTGCTCAAGATGACCTCACCAAGATTGTGGTTCCAGGTTTGGATGGCGTTGACTTTTCCTCTAAAAAGAGGCTACCAGGCTATGGCGAGAAGCAGGACATCATAAAACTATCGACGTATCCAAGGCCAATCAAGATCAATCTCCCCGCGCCCATTCATACAATTAATGCCAACGGCGGAGTACTCGCATTCAGACAAGCCGGTCCCACGAATGCCGAGCCGATCGTGTGGATTCACGGATTGCCACTCGACAGCCGCTCATGGTCCGCGCAGTATGAGGCGTTTGCTGACAAGTACAATAACATTTTTGTTGATCTGCGAGGCTATGGTGCATCGTCTAAACTTCCTGCTGACGTAAAGGATGTAACGCAGCTTTACTGTGACGACATCCTCGCCGTAATGGATCATCTCAAGATTCCCAAGGCGAGCTTCGTGGGATTCGCGTCAGCTGGACACGTTGCTCTGCGATTTTCTGCGCAGCAGGCCGATCGTGTAAATAAGCTGGTTACCTTGAATGCAAGCCCCAAGTTCAAGAGGAACGACACTGATTATCCATACGGCTTCACTGAGGAGCAACTAAACAATCATTTTGTTGCAGCCAGCGATCGAGGTATTGAGGAGGTTACTAATGCCATTCTCGATCCAGCCGTTGTGTTCCAAGATCTTACGGCAGAAGACGCCTCGAAGGTTATTTCGTGGTTCCGTACCATGTCTTACAACGCTGGCACTGACACCCTAaacggcttcttcaagatcatggcccatgatgatgatcGTCAGTATGTTCCTCGAGTCAAGGCCCCAACACTTTTGATCTCGTCATCCCTTGGAAAGGAAGTTCCCGCTGCTACAGCCTTGTACCTGCGGCAGAATCTGCAGCAAGCCAAGCTGGTAGAAGTTCCAGACGCGGATCATTTTTTGCATGTGACGCGAGCGGCTATAATTAACGAGCTTATCAGTGGGTTTCTGAGCTCTTAG
- a CDS encoding short chain dehydrogenase domain-containing protein, which produces MPRLAGIANFNPDKDIPSLSGKVVLVTGGTAGLGKQSIQALAKHDPEHIYFTGRNQKAADAVMNDIKAENSGVGLTFLEMDFSSLESVRASINQFAHDRLDILMCNAGVMAVPPAVSKDGFEIHFAINHLAHAMIIHELLPVLTRTAEMSNSDVRVVCLTSEGWKGHPPSGISYDKVRTEKGGMPIWLLRYGQSKFANLVYASELGRRFPKIMAVSVHPGVVKTDLVNSLSFGDSAFLRVSNFILGTSILTPEEGVLNQLWTAAGANRNELVNGAYYKPVGVLSNGDVSKDKMAINEEVAHKLWTWTSEILDSI; this is translated from the exons ATGCCACGTCTCGCTGGCATTGCTAACTTCAATCCTGACAAAGACATCCCGTCTCTGAGCGGCAAAGTTGTCCTTGTCACTGGAG GAACCGCCGGTTTGGGGAAGCAGTCCATTCAGGCTCTTGCAAAACATGATCCTGAGCACATTTACTTCACTGGTCGTAACCAAAAAGCGGCTGACGCTGTCATGAATGATATCAAGGCAGAGAATTCAGGCGTGGGATTAACTTTTCTTGAGATGGATTTCAGTTCTCTTGAGTCGGTACGGGCGAGTATCAATCAATTCGCACATGACCGATTGGATATCCTCATGTGCAATGCAGGTGTTATGGCAGTACCTCCAGCAGTAAGCAAAGATGGATTTGAGATCCATTTTGCAATTAACCATTTGGCCCATGCCATGATTATACATGAACTTTTACCAGTTCTTACGCGAACTGCGGAGATGTCGAACTCTGACGTGCGAGTCGTGTGCCTGACATCAGAAGGGTGGAAAGGACACCCACCCAGCGGCATATCGTATGATAAAGTGCGAACAGAGAAAGGTGGAATGCCAATTTGGCTATTAAGATACGG CCAATCCAAATTTGCGAATCTTGTATATGCGTCGGAACTTGGGCGTCGATTTCCGAAGATCATGGCAGTCTCAGTTCACCCTGGAGTTGTGAAAACAGATTTGGTAAACAGCCTATCTTTTGGAGACTCCGCCTTTCTACGTGTTTCAAACTTCATCCTTGGCACTTCCATCCTTACGCCAGAGGAGGGAGTTCTCAACCAATTATGGACAGCTGCAGGAGCAAACCGAAATGAGCTTGTTAACGGAGCATACTACAAGCCGGTGGGAGTATTAAGCAACGGCGATGTaagcaaggacaagatggcAATAAATGAAGAGGTAGCTCACAAACTCTGGACCTGGACGAGTGAAATACTCGACAGCATCTAA
- a CDS encoding heterokaryon incompatibility protein (HET) domain-containing protein, producing MPLHELPATLRDAIVVARDLGFQYIWIDAICIVQDDGVEWAHEVANMQHVYAGAFFTISTVASSSICLNYRIPKAFREYAWQAGSTPHQVPGSPMYLVACPNTLPAMEPSMYGPVHQRAWTLQEQMMSTRILYYGRGTLWWECFNLYASEGQPGPLHLSDYASWERSETKNAVRGVLTDRWGDADVFKHWQQLVYDYTGRTMTERRDRLTAIVGLGHAMEPFMKSNFVAGVWPGDRLLESLCWEVRVYEHSMRNPQFPSWSWASVTAFVLYDLAGHLKAYGAMRCIADVVSFNANISDEAQTAVTGSITLKGTVGRLAKPAEWNTDEGVLDPYRQDCMADPIDQCWYIDVLESDMWTPTRFVRLLLHQVNIETKTFRRIGIGLGDRDGCSEIIENEVIVLI from the exons ATGCCCCTCCACGAATTACCCGCGACATTGCGGGATGCCATCGTTGTTGCTCGCGACCTAGGGTTCCAGTATATCTGGATCGACGCCATCTGCATCGTTCAGGACGATGGAGTGGAGTGGGCCCACGAGGTTGCGAATATGCAGCACGTTTATGCTGGCGCATTCTTCACAATTTCGACTGTGGCGTCGAGTAGCA TCTGCTTGAATTACAGGATACCCAAGGCATTCCGTGAATATGCGTGGCAAGCAGGATCCACCCCTCACCAGGTCCCTGGTTCTCCCATGTATCTCGTTGCGTGCCCCAACACTCTCCCTGCCATGGAACCTTCCATGTATGGACCCGTACACCAACGGGCATGGACTCTTCAAGAGCAAATGATGAGCACGCGGATTTTGTACTATGGCCGCGGAACGCTCTGGTGGGAGTGCTTCAATCTCTACGCATCCGAGGGCCAGCCCGGACCATTACACTTGTCAGATTACGCGTCATGGGAAAGATCCGAGACAAAGAACGCTGTTCGAGGGGTGCTTACAGATCGATGGGGGGATGCAGATGTATTCAAGCATTGGCAGCAGTTAGTGTACGATTATACCGGCCGTACCATGACAGAGAGACGAGACCGGTTGACTGCCATCGTCGGGTTGGGTCATGCCATGGAACCATTTATGAAGAGCAACTTTGTTGCCGGCGTATGGCCGGGCGATCGGCTACTAGAGAGTCTCTGCTGGGAAGTTCGCGTCTACGAACACTCGATGCGCAATCCCCAATTTCCGTCATGGTCTTGGGCCTCGGTGACTGCTTTCGTTCTTTACGACCTCGCAGGCCATCTAAAAGCATACGGAGCAATGCGCTGCATTGCCGATGTCGTGTCTTTTAATGCTAATATTTCTGACGAGGCACAGACGGCCGTGACGGGCTCCATTACCCTCAAGGGGACAGTCGGAAGACTAGCAAAGCCGGCGGAGTGGAATACGGACGAAGGAGTTTTGGATCCGTATCGCCAGGACTGCATGGCTGACCCAATCGATCAATGCTGGTATATTGATGTCCTTGAATCTGATATGTGGACCCCGACGCGATTCGTTCGGCTACTGTTGCACCAAGTGAACATTGAAACAAAGACTTTTAGGCGGATCGGaattggccttggagatAGGGACGGTTGCTCTGAAATTATAGAGAATGAGGTAATCGTGCTTATTTAG
- a CDS encoding ankyrin repeats (3 copies) domain-containing protein → MPTYSLGPGGITTKFRSKSKSQKKKWREEPQQPKEYSTTLVPHDVAAWKAALEAAIDPNTIWTEQDLKQEWLENKYRWYSWNTPIHLTLFLEDYASAELLLNSGANINLHNALGRTALMEAVHNHQHKTVDFLIDHGADLNAPVVDATFQETTYWHTHEKVEVNTLPIYEAIRFADVRMVQKLAEAGADVNCASREGWVPLDIALLDKQGPTIAVLLKHGGHFSSVASYESHFRDELRIMARKLFCASTHRELFPSQDLLEVYWWIISTPDIQGILCDRDMDISLTSGRLIKSFFNTLCEIGQVEDLQGKEKPFCSQCVAFQSWACPTYETRSEGHDTAVYGDCSVFELYSLRDHLEESARLGCPLCSMIADGIDKQESYQRRWLGEKGDTEIEKFNTEVVGAVALELIRPGSSFYMVRILMGSSLNFVLHLTHLDGE, encoded by the coding sequence ATGCCTACTTATTCACTGGGCCCTGGTGGCATCACCACTAAATTTCGCTCCAAGTCAAAAtcccagaaaaaaaagtggcGAGAAGAACCGCAGCAGCCAAAAGAGTACTCTACAACATTGGTACCACATGATGTTGCAGCGTGGAAAGCCGCCCTGGAGGCCGCGATAGATCCCAATACGATATGGACGGAGCAAGACTTAAAGCAGGAATGGCTCGAGAATAAGTACAGATGGTATAGCTGGAATACTCCAATCCATCTGACCTTATTTTTGGAAGATTATGCTTCTGCCGAACTCCTCTTAAATTCCGGCGCTAATATCAATCTGCATAACGCATTGGGTAGAACTGCGTTAATGGAAGCGGTTCACAACCATCAACATAAGACAGTGGACTTCTTGATTGACCATGGCGCTGATCTGAACGCTCCAGTTGTTGATGCAACCTTCCAAGAGACGACCTACTGGCATACGCATGAAAAAGTGGAAGTGAATACTCTTCCAATTTACGAAGCCATACGTTTTGCGGATGTGCGCATGGTACAGAAACTGGCTGAAGCTGGCGCTGATGTGAATTGTGCTTCAAGAGAAGGTTGGGTACCTTTGGATATTGCGTTGCTAGACAAACAGGGTCCTACGATAGCTGTACTTCTCAAGCACGGCGGCCACTTTTCTAGTGTAGCCAGCTATGAGTCGCATTTCCGTGACGAGCTCCGTATCATGGCACGCAAGTTGTTCTGTGCATCGACTCATCGGGAGCTGTTTCCTTCTCAGGACCTACTGGAGGTGTACTGGTGGATTATTTCGACGCCGGACATCCAGGGAATCCTATGTGATCGGGATATGGACATATCTCTTACGAGTGGCCGACTGATCAAGAGCTTTTTTAACACGCTGTGTGAAATTGGTCAGGTAGAGGATCTccaagggaaagaaaagccTTTCTGCTCGCAGTGCGTTGCATTTCAATCATGGGCCTGTCCAACATACGAGACACGATCCGAAGGTCACGATACTGCCGTATATGGTGACTGTTCTGTGTTTGAGCTTTATTCTCTGCGGGATCATTTGGAAGAGTCAGCTCGTCTTGGCTGTCCACTTTGCAGTATGATAGCCGATGGTATTGATAAGCAGGAGAGCTATCAACGCCGTTGGCTGGGAGAGAAGGGTGACACGGAGATCGAAAAATTTAATACGGAAGTGGTCGGAGCAGTAGCTCTTGAGCTTATCCGCCCAGGAAGTTCATTTTACATGGTGCGCATATTAATGGGCTCCTCTCTCAATTTTGTTCTTCATTTAACCCATTTAGATGGTGAGTAA